From one Anopheles cruzii chromosome 3, idAnoCruzAS_RS32_06, whole genome shotgun sequence genomic stretch:
- the LOC128273085 gene encoding protein adenylyltransferase Fic has protein sequence MTFDIERKRLEMCCVYGAANGSAKLGERKRRQSSTSSDHSGRSRRKKLSESDATGRGQPPWYGRQTKCHILTVFASGALFSLLAFAMLNFVPSPHRSGADSQRRTLEGESSGRALFAPNPRHLPDGSMLRLADESRVMEPYLPARKMPAGGDTHQAESQDSVTNDAEALSSLKMALEMKLQGKDDKALRLFQHALALSPKHPEILTKYGEFLEHNQQDVVSADQYYTQALTVNPYYSEALANRQRTAQIVEQIDAKRFEALDRKRDALSAVHASNTALKRAEKEAYIQHIYHSVGIEGNTMSLAQTRSILETRMAVDGKSIDEHNEILGLDAALKYINATLVNKNDYITLKDILEIHRRVLGHVDPIEGGEFRRTQVYVGGHIPPGPGDLAILMGRFENWLNSEQVFLMHPVKYAAMAHYKLVHIHPFSDGNGRTSRLLMNTLLMRAGYPPVIIQKQHRHKYYDYLQLANEGDIRPFVRFIADCTERTLDLYLWATSELSNPIPLLAQDSADGGTPLINSFIEEGSAAGSGAGDTIRIGVI, from the exons ATGACATTCGACATTGAAAGGAAGCGTCTCGAGATGTGCTGCGTATATGGCGCCGCCAATGGCTCCGCGAAGCTCGGAGAACGTAAGCGAAGACAAAGTTCCACTTCGTCGGATCATTCCGGGAGATCGCGACGAAAAAAACTATCCGAAAGCGATGCGACGGGCCGTGGCCAGCCGCCGTGGTACGGTCGGCAAACAAAGTGCCATATACTGACCGTGTTTGCCAGCGGGGCACTTTTCTCGTTGCTGGCCTTCGCGATGCTGAACTTTGTCCCCTCGCCGCACCGCTCCGGTGCTGACTCGCAGCGACGCACACTGGAAGGGGAAAGCAGTGGCCGAGCATTGTTCGCACCGAATCCACGTCATCTTCCCGACGGTTCGATGCTCCGGTTAGCGGATGAATCTCGTGTCATGGAACCATACCTTCCGGCACGGAAGATGCCAGCGGGCGGGGATACACATCAAGCAGAATCGCAGGACAGTGTGACGAATGATGCGGAAGCACTGAGCTCGCTAAAAATGGCCCTCGAAATGAAGCTTCAGGGAAAGGACGATAAGGCGCTCCGTCTATTTCAACATGCGCTGGCTCTTTCGCCAAAACATCCGGAAATCCTGACTAAATATGGCGAGTTTCTGGAGCACAATCAGCAGGACGTCGTGTCAGCAGATCAGTACTACACACAAGCCCTCACCGTCAACCCGTACTACTCGGAAGCGCTTGCCAATCGGCAGCGTACGGCGCAAATTGTCGAGCAGATAGACGCGAAACGATTCGAAGCGTTGGACCGAAAACGGGACGCCCTAAGCGCGGTGCACGCCTCTAATACGGCGCTGAAGCGGGCGGAAAAGGAAGCGTACATTCAGCACATCTACCACTCGGTCGGGATCGAGGGCAACACGATGAGTTTAGCGCAGACCCGGTCGATCCTCGAAACGCGCATGGCGGTCGATGGCAAGAGCATCGATGAGCACAACGAAATCCTCGGATTGGATGCGGCCCTCAAGTACATAAACGCAACGTTGGTCAACAAGAACGATTATATTACGTTGAAGGATATTCTCGAGATACATCGACGCGTGCTCGGGCACGTCGATCCGATCGAAGGTGGTGAGTTTCGGCGCACGCAGGTTTACGTTGGCGGACACAttccgcccgggccgggcgattTGGCGATCCTGATGGGCCGCTTCGAGAACTGGCTCAACTCGGAGCAGGTTTTTCTGATGCATCCGGTCAAGTACGCGGCAATGGCACATTACAAGCTGGTCCACATTCACCCGTTTAGCGATGGGAACGGCCGGACGTCACGACTACTGATGAACACGTTGCTCATGCGGGCCGGTTACCCACCGGTGATCATCCAAAAGCAGCATCGGCACAAGTACTACGACTATCTGCAGCTGGCCAACGAGGGTGACATTCGGCCTTTTGTGAGGTTTATTGCCGACTGTACGGAACGAACGCTCGATCTGTACCTGTGGGCCACCAGTGAGCTATCGAATCCGATCCCGCTGTTGGCACAGGACAGCGCGGATGGTGGCACGCCACTAATCAACAGTTTTATTGAGGAAGGAAGTGCGGCTGGAAGTGGAGCCGGTGACACGATACGGATAGGAGTGATTTG A